The following proteins are encoded in a genomic region of Catharus ustulatus isolate bCatUst1 chromosome 4, bCatUst1.pri.v2, whole genome shotgun sequence:
- the FBXL14 gene encoding F-box/LRR-repeat protein 14, producing METHISCLFPELLAMIFGYLEVRDKGRAAQVCTAWRDAAYHRSVWRGVEAKLHLRRANPSLFPSLAARGIRRVQILSLRRSLSYVVQGMADIESLNLSGCYNLTDNGLSHAFVAEISSLRSLNLSLCKQITDSSLGRIAQYLKGLEVLELGGCSNITNTGLLLIAWGLQRLKSLNLRSCRHLSDVGIGHLAGMTRSAAEGCLGLEQLTLQDCQKLSDLSLKHLARGLGRLRQLNLSFCGGISDAGLLHLSHMSSLRSLNLRSCDNISDTGIMHLAMGSLRLSGLDVSFCDKVGDQSLAYIAQGLDGLRSLSLCSCHISDEGINRMVRQMHGLRTLNIGQCVRITDKGLELIAEHLSQLTGIDLYGCTRITKRGLERITQLPCLKVLNLGLWEMTESEKVR from the coding sequence ATGGAAACGCATATCTCGTGCCTGTTCCCCGAGCTGCTCGCCATGATCTTCGGGTACCTGGAGGTGCGCGACAAGGGCCGCGCGGCGCAGGTGTGCACGGCCTGGCGGGACGCCGCCTACCACCGCTCGGTGTGGCGGGGCGTGGAGGCCAAGCTGCACCTGCGCCGCGCCAACCCCTCGCTCTTCCCCAGCCTGGCGGCGCGGGGCATCCGGCGGGTGCAGATCCTGTCGCTGCGGCGCAGCCTGAGCTACGTGGTCCAGGGCATGGCGGACATCGAGAGCCTCAACCTCAGCGGCTGCTACAACCTCACCGACAACGGGCTGAGCCACGCCTTCGTGGCGGAGATCAGCTCCCTCCGCTCGCTCAACCTGAGCCTCTGCAAGCAGATCACGGACAGCAGCCTGGGCCGCATCGCCCAGTACCTCAAGGGCCTGGAGGTGCTCGAGCTCGGAGGCTGCAGCAACATCACCAACACCGGCCTCCTGCTCATTGCCTGGGGCCTGCAGCGCCTCAAGAGCCTCAACCTGCGCTCCTGCCGGCACCTCTCCGACGTGGGCATCGGGCACCTGGCGGGCATGACCCGCAGCGCGGCCGAGGGCTGCctgggcctggagcagctcacGCTGCAGGACTGCCAGAAGCTCAGCGACCTCTCACTCAAGCACCTGGCCCGCGGGCTGGGCCGCCTCCGCCAGCTCAACCTCAGCTTCTGTGGGGGCATCTCGGACGCAGGGCTGCTGCACCTGTCGCACATGAGCAGCCTGCGGAGCCTCAACCTACGCTCCTGCGACAACATCAGCGACACGGGCATCATGCACCTGGCCATGGGCAGCCTGCGGCTGTCCGGCCTCGACGTCTCCTTCTGCGACAAGGTGGGGGACCAGAGCCTGGCCTACATCGCACAGGGCCTCGATGGGCTACGCTcgctgtccctctgctcctgccacatcAGTGACGAGGGCATCAACCGCATGGTGCGGCAGATGCACGGGCTGCGCACCCTCAACATCGGCCAGTGCGTCCGCATCACCGACAAGGGCCTGGAGCTCATTGCCGAACACCTCAGCCAGCTCACGGGCATCGACCTCTACGGCTGCACCCGCATCACCAAGCGGGGCCTGGAGCGCATCACCCAGCTACCCTGCCTCAAGGTGCTCAACCTGGGACTTTGGGAAATGACTGAGAGTGAGAAGGTCaggtga